One Torulaspora globosa chromosome 5, complete sequence DNA window includes the following coding sequences:
- a CDS encoding uncharacterized protein (ancestral locus Anc_5.390) produces MASLLSKTLSEVHPTLRTNGMGIGNTHRRISLGFFPVNKKNPLVRKYRKKHAKADQRSYLSLGDDFGSSVREPNLHLRDIIDEEDLTYQEDGGELSRTISLPSRVSETLDASSPDLDWILQEHERRYSSAYSSETEEQEDQNSVSPYYSRELEYEEFMRRLQAQKAAAEQERTRHLRRPSYVSVTSRGSIPMIYQRYRSEDSADYEDFAHETVTVKSEAKVLASYSIPLMITFLLEQIFPMVCSLTVGHLGKSELAAVSLASMTSNITLAIFAGIATSLDTLCPQAYGSGRYCSVGVHLQRCIAFSMVIYIPFAFFWFKSEYFLALVVPEKELVALTAKFLRVLILGAPAYILFENLKRFLQAQGIFDAGIYVLAICAPSNVFVSYTLVWNKYIGVGFIGSAIAVVINFWLMFILLLLYTIFINGKKCWGGFTKKALTHWRDLSHLAISGIVMLEAEELSYEILTLFSAYFGTSYLAAQSTASTMSALLYMVPFAIGIATSTRIANFIGSKRPECAHLSSKIGIGYSAVGGLINCCILIFGRRPIANLFSRDEEVISLIIEILPLVGIVQNFDALNAVAGACLRGQGMQALGSIVNLVVYYLFAIPLALILSHVLGWKLYGLWIGIGFGMLAIGVIEAYYVLFPNWDAIMNYAEVLKETEEDEDSDANSYFTDSDDDPDEETHLLAS; encoded by the coding sequence CAGCGTTCGAGAGCCGAACTTGCATCTGAGAGATAtaatcgatgaagaagatttgaCTTATCAGGAGGACGGAGGAGAGCTCAGCAGAACGATTTCCCTTCCTTCGAGAGTCTCAGAGACGCTGGACGCCTCTTCCCCTGATCTAGACTGGATTCTGCAAGAGCATGAAAGGAGATACTCATCGGCGTATAGCTCGgaaactgaagaacaggaaGATCAGAATAGTGTTAGTCCGTACTACAGCAGGGAGCTTGAATATGAAGAGTTTATGCGACGGTTACAAGCTCAGAAAGCGGCCGCAGAACAGGAACGAACCCGACACCTGCGAAGGCCTTCATATGTCTCTGTAACGAGCCGGGGCAGCATCCCAATGATTTACCAGCGGTATCGTAGCGAAGATTCAGCGGACTACGAAGATTTCGCTCACGAGACCGTGACCGTCAAATCCGAGGCAAAAGTGCTTGCTAGTTATTCGATCCCTTTGATGATTACTTTTCTACTCGAGCAGATCTTTCCGATGGTTTGCTCCTTGACGGTGGGCCATCTAGGTAAAAGTGAGCTGGCCGCAGTGTCGCTCGCATCTATGACTTCTAACATCACGCTGGCCATTTTCGCAGGGATCGCCACAAGTCTTGATACTCTGTGTCCGCAGGCGTACGGATCTGGTCGCTACTGCAGTGTTGGTGTCCACTTACAAAGATGTATAGCATTTTCCATGGTGATATACATTCCATTTGCGTTCTTCTGGTTTAAATCTGAGTATTTTCTGGCACTTGTGGTACCCGAAAAGGAATTAGTCGCTCTAACTGCCAAATTCCTGAGAGTGCTCATCTTAGGGGCTCCCGCATACATCTTATTCGAGAATCTCAAGAGGTTTTTACAAGCTCAAGGCATTTTCGATGCGGGAATCTACGTGCTGGCCATCTGCGCGCCTTCTAACGTCTTTGTTAGCTATACATTGGTCTGGAACAAGTACATTGGCGTGGGTTTCATTGGTTCTGCAATAGCCGTCGTGATCAATTTCTGGCTGATGTTTATCCTGCTATTGCTCTACACAATTTTCATTAATGGGAAGAAGTGCTGGGGTGGGTTTACCAAGAAGGCTCTCACCCATTGGAGAGACTTGAGCCACTTAGCCATCTCTGGAATCGTAATGCTTGAGGCCGAGGAGCTTTCGTATGAAATCTTGACTCTTTTCAGTGCCTATTTCGGTACCAGTTACTTGGCCGCGCAGTCAACAGCTTCGACGATGTCAGCTCTTCTCTACATGGTTCCGTTCGCGATCGGAATCGCCACGTCGACTAGAATCGCAAATTTCATAGGCTCCAAAAGACCTGAGTGTGCTCACCTGTCTTCCAAGATTGGTATTGGTTATTCGGCCGTCGGAGGACTGATCAACTGCTGCATATTAATCTTTGGTCGCCGGCCTATTGCCAATTTATTCTccagagatgaagaagttatcTCTCTAATTATCGAAATTTTACCGTTGGTAGGCATCGTCCAGAATTTCGACGCACTCAATGCTGTGGCCGGAGCATGTTTAAGAGGCCAAGGGATGCAAGCACTCGGTAGCATTGTGAATTTAGTGGTTTATTACTTGTTTGCTATTCCGCTGGCTCTCATCTTGAGCCATGTCCTTGGCTGGAAATTGTATGGTTTATGGATTGGGATCGGTTTTGGTATGCTTGCGATCGGTGTTATCGAGGCCTACTATGTGCTCTTCCCGAACTGGGACGCCATAATGAATTATGCAGAAGTCCTCAAGGAGActgaagaggacgaggatTCCGACGCCAACAGCTATTTCACTGATTCTGACGATGATCCGGACGAAGAGACCCATCTTCTTGCCAGCTAA
- the MRPS28 gene encoding mitochondrial 37S ribosomal protein uS15m (ancestral locus Anc_5.389), with amino-acid sequence MLAIRNGLFVGGRLNRGFATTGVAQGLRAIKFLKAQKRKQKNEARQATLRNALDRVDPVLGRKDTPFISRIMAELKEPSVLSSGYEIAEVEKLLAAVESTKAEQLRLSSVNEQFLERESLESLEARREALLRILSMRNADNKSAMKLAVKLAREEFQRFPGDSGSSEVQAACMTVRIQNIVNHVKEHHKDFANTRILRMLVQQRQSILRYLKRDNPERYYWTIEKLGLSDGAVTQEFNMDRRYMQDFKFFGDKILVKDSKKVADQKRRELRKQKRVARSA; translated from the coding sequence ATGCTGGCGATCAGGAACGGGCTGTTTGTGGGGGGCCGCTTGAACAGAGGTTTTGCGACGACTGGCGTCGCTCAGGGACTTAGAGcgatcaaattcttgaaagcgcagaagaggaagcagaagaacgAAGCTAGACAGGCTACGCTGAGAAATGCGTTGGATAGGGTGGATCCGGTGCTGGGACGGAAAGACACGCCGTTCATCAGCCGTATTATGGCGGAGCTGAAGGAGCCGTCGGTGTTGAGCAGTGGATACGAGATCGCAGAGGTGGAAAAGCTACTGGCAGCGGTGGAATCGACGAAAGCGGAGCAATTGCGATTGTCCAGCGTTAACGAGCAGTTTTTGGAGCGTGAAAGCTTGGAATCGCTCGAAGCAAGACGCGAGGCGTTGCTAAGGATCCTGAGCATGAGAAACGCAGACAACAAGAGTGCGATGAAGCTGGCCGTGAAGCTGGCTCGTGAGGAGTTTCAGAGGTTCCCGGGCGACTCAGGCTCGAGTGAGGTGCAAGCAGCTTGCATGACGGTGCGCATACAAAATATAGTTAACCATGTGAAGGAGCACCATAAGGATTTCGCAAACACGAGAATACTGAGAATGTTGGTGCAGCAGAGACAAAGCATTCTGAGATATTTGAAAAGAGATAACCCAGAGAGATACTACTGGACCATAGAGAAGCTGGGGCTGTCCGACGGGGCTGTCACGCAGGAGTTCAACATGGACAGACGGTACATGCAGgatttcaagttcttcgGTGACAAGATCTTGGTCAAAGACTCCAAAAAGGTGGCCGACCAAAAACGTAGAGAGTTGAGAAAGCAAAAGCGCGTGGCAAGATCGGCGTGA
- the GAR1 gene encoding H/ACA snoRNP pseudouridylase subunit GAR1 (ancestral locus Anc_5.388) has protein sequence MSFRGSSRGGRGGFSSRGGRGGGRGGARMPQGPPDSVLEMGSFLHPCEGDIVCRSINTKIPYFNAPIYLENKSQIGKVDEILGPLNEVYFTIKCSEGVQAASFKDGDKFYIAPDKLLPIERFLPKPKVAGPPKPKKKKPSGRGAPGGRGGRGGFSRGGFGGSSRGGRGGSRGGPRGGSRGGFGGSRGGFRGGRGGRR, from the coding sequence ATGAGTTTCAGGGGAAGCAGCAGAGGCGGCCGCGGCGggttcagcagcagaggTGGTCGCGGTGGTGGCCGTGGAGGCGCTAGGATGCCGCAGGGACCGCCAGATTCCGTGCTCGAGATGGGATCGTTCTTACATCCGTGTGAGGGAGACATTGTGTGCCGGTCGATAAATACCAAGATCCCGTACTTCAACGCGCCAATATATCTCGAGAACAAATCGCAGATTGGGAAAGTGGACGAGATTCTAGGGCCGTTGAACGAGGTTTACTTCACGATAAAGTGTTCGGAGGGCGTGCAGGCAGCCAGTTTCAAGGACGGCGATAAGTTCTATATTGCTCCTGATAAGCTGTTACCGATCGAGAGATTCCTGCCAAAGCCCAAGGTGGCGGGTCCTCCAAAGCctaagaagaagaagccatcCGGCAGAGGCGCGCCAGGCGGCCGCGGCGGTCGCGGCGGCTTCAGCAGAGGCGGGTTTGGGGGCAGTTCCCGCGGTGGCCGTGGCGGTTCTCGCGGTGGTCCAAGAGGAGGCTCCAGAGGCGGATTCGGTGGGTCCCGCGGCGGATTCAGAGGCGGCCGTGGTGGCAGAAGGTGA
- a CDS encoding homoserine O-acetyltransferase family protein, giving the protein MRSTTLLLAAKRFASQGTSRVSGSSTNPAMRFPCLDKLEEITEHLKSQKPFCNESDVAGNAQKQNKDPIYGKVKSGFQVFESDRPLFLDYGGVLPSFRIAYETWGKLNNEKSNAILIHTGLSASSHAHSSDANKQPGWWEDFIGYNNPILDTSKWFLICTNVLGGCYGSTGPASSDPADGMPYASRFPMLSVQDIIRAQHRLISEHFGIDKLYASVGCSLGGMQSLCYGQQFPDNVQKIVSVSGCARSHPSSIAMRHVQRQVLMADPNWNRGFYYPTQEQPNRIPPHIGMKLAREIATVTYRSGPEWESRFGTERLDDESPPVLCPDFLVETYLDHQGEKFSLEYDANSFLYLSKTMDLFDLSQSHLARGERKRRETQRVYESNEPLVGRSFVSDRPRAMKRHRTTSTEEARADLARGMAPLLDKEILVVGVKSDGLMPYWQQREIYDLLGGDNNRKVKFTELAESDSLYGHDTFLLDLEHVGGSIGRFLREGS; this is encoded by the coding sequence ATGAGATCAACGActctgctgctggcagCAAAAAGATTTGCATCTCAGGGCACTAGTCGAGTATCGGGCAGCAGTACCAATCCTGCCATGAGATTTCCTTGTCTAGATAAATTGGAGGAAATTACTGAGCATCTTAAAAGCCAAAAACCATTTTGCAATGAATCTGACGTTGCAGGCAATGCGCAAAAACAGAATAAAGATCCCATTTACGGCAAAGTGAAGTCCGGATTCCAAGTTTTTGAATCGGATCGACCCCTGTTTCTCGATTATGGCGGCGTTTTGCCTAGTTTTCGAATAGCTTATGAGACGTGGGGCAAGCTAAACAACGAAAAATCGAACGCTATACTGATACACACGGGCCTTAGTGCATCCTCTCATGCTCACTCGTCTGATGCGAACAAACAGCCGGGGTGGTGGGAGGACTTCATAGGGTACAATAACCCTATCCTCGATACCAGTAAGTGGTTTCTTATATGCACAAATGTGCTGGGGGGCTGCTACGGCTCTACCGGCCCCGCGTCATCGGATCCCGCAGATGGGATGCCTTATGCAAGTCGCTTCCCAATGCTAAGTGTGCAAGACATAATACGTGCCCAACATAGACTAATTTCGGAGCACTTTGGCATCGATAAACTATATGCTTCAGTTGGATGCTCTCTCGGAGGTATGCAATCGCTATGTTATGGTCAACAGTTCCCCGATAATGTGCAAAAGATTGTGAGTGTCAGTGGTTGTGCTAGATCTCATCCCAGCAGTATTGCCATGCGGCATGTGCAACGACAAGTTTTGATGGCAGATCCCAACTGGAATCGTGGATTTTATTATCCAACTCAAGAGCAACCAAACAGGATCCCTCCGCACATAGGTATGAAATTAGCTCGGGAGATTGCCACCGTCACTTATCGATCTGGACCGGAATGGGAGTCTCGTTTCGGGACAGAGAGATTAGACGACGAAAGCCCGCCAGTACTGTGTCCTGACTTTTTGGTTGAAACATATTTAGATCATCAAGGTGAAAAGTTCTCCCTGGAGTACGATGCAAACTCATTCTTATATCTCTCAAAAACCATGGATCTGTTTGACCTATCTCAGTCGCATCTAGCCAGGGGCGAACGGAAGCGTCGAGAGACGCAGAGGGTATATGAGTCAAATGAGCCGCTCGTAGGGAGAAGCTTTGTCTCCGATAGGCCTCGTGCAATGAAAAGACACCGGACTACAAGCACAGAAGAAGCGAGAGCAGATCTCGCTAGGGGGATGGCACCGTTACTTGATAAAGAGATTTTGGTTGTTGGCGTCAAATCGGATGGGCTGATGCCCTACTGGCAGCAAAGGGAAATTTACGACCTTCTTGGCGGAGATAACAACAGGAAAGTAAAGTTCACTGAACTTGCAGAGTCTGATTCCCTGTATGGTCATGACACGTTCCTACTTGACTTAGAGCATGTAGGCGGAAGCATCGGAAGGTTCTTGAGAGAAGGTTCCTAA